The Mytilus edulis chromosome 5, xbMytEdul2.2, whole genome shotgun sequence genomic interval CAATCTATTTAAAATGTCCTTGCTTACTCTCGTGAAGTTTAAACATACTTTATTGAAAGCACTTTATGCCCATATgggccaatggcttaaaacataatacataatatacagtttaaaTATATAGAGCAATGAAAATTAACAATGCAGACACTTTGAACTATAATCCTTGTCTTTCTTTAAATCAATACAAGACAAGAGATTTAAATCATGTTAAGGACTCCCCGCCCTCAGTCTTAGTGACTTTTTTAAAAAGGAGCCTAATTTGCAAGTGTCCTGTTTTGTTTCAGGATTGaggatatgttttaatttatctatatcatttaagttattatatttattttcatttaaacattcttttcttaattgttcatttattttacatttaaaaaagaaatgaaactcatctAGTACATCACAATGTGTACAtagttcatgtggaccctatgtctaaaatggccgtattttcacctcaaaatttactctgagtacagacaaacctgcgcatctgtaaatttttccaggcatagcatgccctagataaatgaattttaaatatgtttcatgttttagaaaaataaaaacttaccaggattttgccgtgcactttttttcattcctccagaaggtgccaaaataaactaagttgggaaacaggtttgagaacttccccacaggtaaaaattaaagtgagcatttttaattgacatggacattagatggacaatagatacctgacaataattggttatttgaactgtgtacctgagtggaccatatcaaggtaaactcaactggtccacatgaaccttaaatcTCTGGGAATTTTCCTGTATCTACCAGTTTCTGTTAATAAACAGTGGTCACTTATTcgaaatttacaaataagttgtctgtattcaaaattttgataaagtaGGTATGGTTCAAAGTTAtagcttttctttatttttaaaaaaaagttggagTTTGCTATTCTcttgtaaatttaatattttatcattatataaattttcatagaagttttctaaattttgtttgtatattagcctattatttttatccttattttggttaacaatttctaaatcattttgaCTTCTGACATGATTTACATATGAGTACCAAGAATAAATGCCTGCATTATGTaaagtttttgccaaatttaGTGTCTCTTTTAGTAAGGGGCTAGTTTCTTCCCTTAATAGTCTATTATGAAAAAGAagagtttgtctttttataaGCAATCAATAGGGTAGCTGCCTAATTCAGATCGAGCAGCTATATTGCAAGAGCATTTTTTACTCCTAAAGTTaacttattaaatttatttagtacTTTATCAGGTGGActtttgtcaatgaaattaagagTATCTAATCTCTTATTATTTATCTCCTTTAATTGAAGCTTTATAAAAGGATGAGTATGCATCCATATATCATATTTCACTGTTATAAGTTAATATTGGTCTAACGAGTGAGTTAAATAATTGGTTTGACAAATTTACAGGAGTTTGTTGAATCGAATTACAATATGTTTTTATAGAATACATTACTTTCATAGATTTTTTGGCTAATTCTTGTGCTGAATGAATAAGATTTCCATTCTGACTAATGGTATTACCAAGAAATTTAAACTTTTCCATTTGCTCTTGTTTGTCATCATTATAATTAAAAGAATGGTTAAGATTTTTTCTATTGTTACTTGTGCTTAAaatcatagtttttttgtttacaatttacagTTAACTGCCATTTATCACAGTATTGAGACAAATGGTTTAAACTTGACTAATGACCCTCTTTAGTTTAAGACATTATCAAAATATCATCAGCAAATAGGAGGCTTCCAATATTTGTCTGTTCTATTTTCAAGAGATCACAGTCATCCTGTTTAAAAATTTGAGGtagatcatttatgaaaatatggAATAGGGTTAGACTTGAAGAATCCCCTTGTCTTAACCCTCTAGTTACTTCAAACCAGTTAGTGAGTTTATCATTAATCTTAATTGAAGATTTTGTggttgaataaatattttttattacttgATACATTTTACTACCAATACCCTGAgacaaaattttatattataaagcTGTTCTCCAAATGGAGTCAAATGATTTACGTAAGTCAACATAACAaataatggtttcttttttaaatttaaatatttattaatcaaagttttaaatacaaatagACTATCTGTAGTTCTTAATTTAGGAAGAAATCCAAATTGTTCCTGGCTAAATTTGTTTtccatatatttaattattctgtTATTTAAAATTGAACTAAATATTTTGGCAATACCATTTATAAGAGATATTCCTCTGTAGTTATTTGGGTCTTTGAAATCTCCCGACTTAAATATAAGTCTATAAAAATACTAGATATTTTGTTACTACTGGATAAAAGGTTGTTCCAAAATAACGTCATTCTCAATTTAATGACAACTTCGTCTCCATATACCATATAGCTAGGAGAATTGTTTCTTAAATTGAGAATTCTCTTactgtatttttagctcacctgtcccgaagggacaagtgagcttatgccatcacttggcgtccgtcgtcgtccgtcgtctgtcgtcgtctgtcgtcgtaaactatttcaagaatcttctcctctgaaactactgggccaaatactttcaaactttatctgaatgttccttagggtatcttatttataaattgtatccgaagttttgatctatcaacaaacatggtcgccattgctaaaaatagaacataggggtcaaatgcagtttttggcttataactcaaaaaccaaagcattaagagcaaatctgacatgagttaatattgtttatcaggtcaagatctatctgccctgaaattttcagatgaatcagacaacccgttgttgggttgctgcccctgaattggtaattttaaggaaattttgctgtttttggttattatcttgaatattattatagatagagataaactgtaaacaggaataatgtttagcaaagtatgatttacaaataagtcaacatgacggaaatggtcagttgacccctttaggagttattgccctttatagtcaatttttaaccatttttcgtaaatcttagtaatcttttacaaaaatcttctcctctgaaactactgggccaaacacttccaaactttaattgaatgttccttagggtatctagtttgtaaattgtatcagaagttatgatctatcaacaaacatggtcgccattgctaaaaatagaacataggggtcaaatgcagtttttggcttataactcaaaaactaaagcatttagagcaaatctgactggggtaatattgtttatcaggtcaagatctatctgccctgaaattttcagatgaatcagacaacctgttgttgggttgctgcccctgaattggtaattttaaggaaattttgctgtttttggttattatcttgaatattattatagatagagataaactgtaaacaggaataatgttcagcaaagtaagatttacaaataagtcgacatgacggaaacggtcagttgacccctttaggagttattgccctttatagtcaatttttaaccatttttcgtaaatcttagtaatcttttacaaaaatcttctcctctgaaactactgggccaaacacttccaaactttaattgaatgttccttagggtatctagtttgtaaattgtatcagaagttatgatctatcaacaaacatggtcgccattgctaaaaatggaacataggggtcaaatgcagtttttggcttataactcaaaaactaaagcatttagagcaaatctgacacgcggtaatattgtttatcaggtcaagatctatctgccctgaaattttcagatgaatcagacaacctgttgttgggttgctgcccctgaattggtaattttaaggaaattttgctgtttttggttattatcttgaatattattatagatagagataaactgtaaacaggaataatgttcagcaaagtaagatttacaaataagtcaacatgacggaaacggtcagttgacccctttaggagttattgcccttttatagtcaatttttaaccatttttcgtaaatcttagtaatcttttacaaaaatcttctcctctgaaactactgggccaaatacttccaaactttaactgaatgttccttagggtatctagtttgtaaattgtatcagaagttgtgatctatcaacaaacatggtcgccattgctaaaaatagaacataggggtcaaatgcagtttttggcttataactcaaaaaccaaagcatttagagcaaatctgacgttgggtaatattgtttatcaggtcaacttctatctgccctgaaattttcagatgaatcagacaacctgttgttgggttgctgcccctgaattgataattttaaggaaattttgctgtttttgtttattaacttgaatataattatagatagaaataaactgtaaacagcaataatgttcagcaaagtaagatctccaattaagtcaatttgaccaaaattgtcaattgaccccttaaggagttattgccctttaaagacttttttcacaatttgttcattatgtcgacttactttaaaaaatcttctcctttgaaactgctgtatcaatttcagccaaacttaggctaaatgagtttcagagtatctagtataaattttatattttatttccttgtatgtcaagaaacatagctcctatggctaaaatagaacataggagaaaatgattatttttttttggcttttgaagaaaataggacgatccaaaaaacatttaaataaattgaaaagccaaaataatcattgatgagagatttaaccaaaagaattaaggtgagcgattcaggctcttgagagcctcttgtttctatACCCTGTATATTTTCAAATCTCCATACTTCACTTGAGTAGGCAAGAATTGGAGTAATAAGTGAATCAAGCAATTTTAATTGCAAATCTAATGGAATTgacaaatttcttattttctgcAGTAAAGCATACAATGCTTTATTTGCCTGATCCAATAATTTCTTTTTAGCAATACAAAAACTACcattataattgaaaataacaCCAAGATATGAATATGAATCTTGTACATCAATATTTTCACCATAAACtgataaatattaaatacaatttttggtttaaattttcTCTTGCTGAATATTATTGTGTCTTGTTTGTATTAATTCGAAGTTTCCATAAATTACAATATTGCTCAAACGCTAACAGGCCCGTTGAAGACCTTCTTCTGTTTCAGACAGTAGTACAGTATCGTCTGCATACAAGATAATTAGGAGTTTAAGTAGACAAGACAATTCTTCTTCACATTTTGCATAGACCTTTGGTAAACAATCGACATTGTTGTCTAACAAGAAACTTTCAAGGTCATTTAAAAATAATGAGAAGAGGAAAGGAGACAAATTCTCTCCCTGTTTTACTCCTACATCACAACTGAAAAACGCTGAAATTCGTCTCCTTTCCttatacatgttttaatattttgatatattatatataacttcgCCAGactgtatcaaaagcacttttaaaatctaaaaacgaacaaaacagtttttttcctgcagaaaaatataatgatataagGGCATCAGATGGGTACGAACAGAAATACCTtgaacaaaaacacagagtggacatggACGGCTACTTATACATCACAACAACGGATGCTTGAAGTATGCAGATCTGAtagtactagcagttactgacagctagtttaaaggcAACAAAAACTCATTAAAAATATGCGCTTAAGACTTATGTTGAGTttacacgtaattcgaattcgattcgcattaactaattcgaattagtttaactcgcattcgaaacgttttacgtcctaacgtcaattctaattcgaattgcaatgctCGTCAAATTAGCTTTACTGTcctaacttttaattcgtattatcaaaaacatatttctaatgcgaattggttTTTTTCGAATTAGCCCATTCGaatcaattcaaattaaaaaaaaaagaagaatatgtGAACgtgattagcgaattcgattcgcattcgattcgaattcaattcaaattaaatgtacgtgtacagtcggaaacccggttgaaatagaacaaaagaatcgaagctccttgttagagaaggcgataaatgtgtactgtattgtttactatagtgacaaaaattttaaaagttaatagaacaAACAAAATTagaattttcttctcaattacgaggtgttttattttaaaaacaccatctgcataagttttcaatgtatctagtacatagtaaggcagcaaccatttgattttctggggggggctatggtttttttttctggacaaattttttttttcgcctgcggcgaaaaacaatctatttttttcgcgccaagtcgaaaacaatttatttctttcaattttagcattacatatagtggcagctgagggtgaaacaaacaatttttttttctcagattcaaaaacaaattatttttttctccaaaaaatggaaacaaacttttttttccaaaaaaaaccatagcccccctcccccagaaaatcaaatggttgctgcctaacgcAGAACAATCAGTTTTCAAGTCGAcaacatgggtatctttcaagttggatgaagaaaatgcataacctccgattttttaaaaaaaaattaccacggacggaaaacatattaatctataaaacatattaatctattaattcaaaaattttcgtgtctgcccttccattatgtgactcaagaaaaaaatacaaaaaatgggtaacaattgtatcgaaaagagaaaatcgagtgcacctttttatgttagagcgtgtttgagttgaatattttgtcttgatatcgtacaaagcaagaatatttcatacatcgtctgactctcgcttcagattctattaatTTCATATATCAAAGCTTCAGATTGactttataatacaaaaatataacagtactaaaagatgaaatatatgggtcaagtgaaatacctatctaatgagtcacaaaaacagaggtgtattcgaatagctatttttttactgaaacgacagtctttcaagttggataatgaaaatgcatatctgtgtgaaaactagggtttatagtctttatacactaaaaaaatctagtctgcccttccacgcaatttttaattagatttttttaaaatgtttatgaattttcgaaatttcccctgacaaccgatcagacaatagtttttaagttgaatcaatgcagacaagatcattaactgatgctcattagctagttgataaatttgtcttttaaaatacaactgacatataaggatcgtaatggtgcaatgtggataaatttatcggtttccatgAGCAAAATTgctagcgcgtcatccctacaatggcttccatttctacgattgtgaaaatgaactggcgtaatggggagatagttctgacgaagtagaatcctgactgtgtAAACGAgacataacattatttttttttttttaatgatacttcAATTGTACCTACTAtgtgcaaaataaaatatgtaaatattgttatttgtaacagtttattttctttcttcttCTTCATATTTTATAGGTTACATTGATGTATAGTAACCTTTAATTAACTGCAACatactataaaaataagtttatcACTATCAAAACaattcccaattgtcccacatttAAAATTCCCAACTGTCCCACATTTAATCTATACCAACTGTCCAACAAACATATTCCCGATTTCCCCACAAAAATGTTATtacttttttacctgtaatttaaaaaagtgggacaatcggtaAGACAcccatgaaccaacgacaaccacaatgaggggaaaaaagggggggggggggtaaaataatagaaaaaaatgtggAAAATGATGAAAAGAGAACAATGGGGTGCTAAATATAACGAAAAACTGCAAATCATAAAGAATTTGGTAAAAATATACTAATTACAGAAAAGAACAATGTCCAGAATACACTTATCAAGTAATTACGGAATAGCCATTGTTTATTTTAAGATAAAGAATAAtgagcgaaaaaaaaagaatacagaaatgtagGACCCCTGTACCCTTTTCTATGTTTGATTTAATTATTCAACAAACcgagatttataaatatataaaaagatgcTCATTAACTTATAAATAAGTGTTTTAACGGActttgatcttttacaaaaaatcatcggGTCACTAATGCTgcgttcacacgtaattcgaattcgattcgcattaactaattcgaattagtttaattcgcattcgaaacgttttacgtccgAACGTATATTAAGTAGAGAGGGTCtatatactatatcaatgaccgccgtgtATTGATAagtaaactgagaattgatagcaaaaagcaaatacactttatttataataatcagGAAGGTTCATATTgtaattgatagaaaacaaaaacaaatgggATTTTTCGAAAAAAGGAGGAGGGgcagaaaaacaattgtcctgtccccaagtaccttttgatacctttcctgaaattctcccgtcatttaatcttttacaaaaaatctacctacaacactttacatactttcaaccacgctttgaatgcccgcgatttcacGGGTATGTTCTAGTCATTCTCTAAAATTGGAGATAAGGAAATCATTTTTCCACACTCGTAACCTCTATCacacgtaaattgtatatttctGACATTGATTAGACCTggcgcatgaatatatttgttggtaAATGCAAAAATATGTATTTAGTGACATTTACAAtctgatagaaaataaacttcAAAAACTCTTATTATCAATCAAACGAAAGATGTGTTTATTATTCAATTTGAAGATTAACGCGAAGTGAAAATAATGTTGTTAACGTCGATCCGTATTGTGTCATTACCGCCGCCATCTTGCTTtcattggttacgaaaagaagttcgAACAACAccgtctatcgaaaaataaacaACGTCAAGAACGATCGAGAACAACTTCCGGAAGTCCTCTCaaccaatcatatcaacgtattccctAATATGTAAATCATATAAGAAGTATTATTGGATTACatgcctttttaaaggaatttatgggtgtataaactcgaccaattcactcacaaacaaaaaAAGTCCAAAGGACTTGTAtaatatgtttgtgagtgacttagCTTGGTACAGTTTATACACCAACAATTCTTATATGGTTTTCATATAAGGAAATACAGAATATATGAAGAATTATAAgaattaaacgcctttttaaagaaatttatttgtgtataaactggaccaagtcactcacaaatatatcataaaagtccgacttttatttgtttgttttggagTGAATTGGTCGAGTTCCGATACACCAATGAATTCCTGTtcggacttttatttgtttgggAGTGAATTTGGTCGAGTTAATACACCAAtatattcctttaaaaaggcgtttaatcctataataaaacATCTATCCTTCCTTTTGAAttaattacatttatatttcCAGGTGACATAATGAGAGCatttaaagattttgaaatacTGAAATGACTAGCTTCAGGTATGGGTCGGAAGAAAAGATCGatcttcttcatttttatatttgccTTCACTATATTTATAATGGGAATGATGAGGACAACCCCGGAATTTCATTTATACAATCACCAACTGCTCAAGAGTAGGCTAGAACTTGGCcatgttcaaaatatttttgaaatttcccCTTTAGACGACCATCCTAACGTGAGATATAATGTTAAAGATATAagaaatatagttcctgacatcAGACCAAGAACAGTGAAAACTCCAGAgatgaaattattcaaaaaggTAAACCACGACGTCATTTTTGGTTTACAGAATAAAAACTGGACTGAATGGGGCGACAGGCATTGTTCTGgaaatttttacaatttcaaaggGTCAATAATGTTGATGAATAATGTAATAATTGATCCTTCAAAGAAGAGGAGTGTTGCGAAAGGAGGTGAAGATATTCAATCAGTCATTGGCCATACGGAGAAGGATGAGGAAGTTACCGTTCAAAGTGGCTTTTTCAACATTCTTTGTAAAGAGCTTCCGAAAGTGACGTTTCGTAAACGATCTCATTTTTATAACTGGTTTTCGGGTATTTCAACACGAAAAGGTGATTACGATGGAAACTCGTACGATTCTACATTCACCGTTTTAGTACGAAGAGGAGACTATGCAAATTTATACTGGACATTGATGGAACTTTTCAATACGTATTTGACTATTCGTTTATTGGGTGAAAATCCCAAAACCACTGATGTCATATTAATGGATGCACATCCCGCTGGAAAATTAGACAATTTATGGAGTATTTTATTTGGCAACGTATATAGGATAGGacatatgaagaaaaaaagattcCATAAAAAGCTAGCATGGGTCCTTCCAGATGGCCCAATGTCACAGTATGTACAAAATATTCCATTTgtcgaagaattcaaatatacCTTGTATCAAGGGGTTCAAAATTCTTCATCTCTATATCACAATTGTACTGAATCTCAAAAAGTAACATTTATATTACGAAAAGACTATGT includes:
- the LOC139525450 gene encoding uncharacterized protein — protein: MGRKKRSIFFIFIFAFTIFIMGMMRTTPEFHLYNHQLLKSRLELGHVQNIFEISPLDDHPNVRYNVKDIRNIVPDIRPRTVKTPEMKLFKKVNHDVIFGLQNKNWTEWGDRHCSGNFYNFKGSIMLMNNVIIDPSKKRSVAKGGEDIQSVIGHTEKDEEVTVQSGFFNILCKELPKVTFRKRSHFYNWFSGISTRKGDYDGNSYDSTFTVLVRRGDYANLYWTLMELFNTYLTIRLLGENPKTTDVILMDAHPAGKLDNLWSILFGNVYRIGHMKKKRFHKKLAWVLPDGPMSQYVQNIPFVEEFKYTLYQGVQNSSSLYHNCTESQKVTFILRKDYVAHPRNPKGKVQRKLSNEKEIMDYLVQKFPKAHIHAIQIDLLPIEEQIQLIYETTILIGIHGAGLGHTLLLRSGSTMIELFPSSYKRSPNPHFQQFAYWADVHYDRWYSSSPAQKSNEWVYVQPEVPYKIINHAIDRFCKH